From Molothrus aeneus isolate 106 chromosome 18, BPBGC_Maene_1.0, whole genome shotgun sequence, a single genomic window includes:
- the CRYBB2 gene encoding beta-crystallin B2 has translation MASEHQMPASKQQQASSKIAIFEQENFQGRCHELSGACPNLKEAGVDKVGSILVHSGPWVGYEQASCKGEQFVFEKGEYPRWDSWTNSRRSDSITSLRPIKVDSQEHKIVLYENPSFTGKKIEIIDDDVPSFHAHGYQEKVSSVRVQSGTWVGYQYPGYRGYQYLFEKGDYKDSSDFGAQHPQIQSVRRIRDMQWHQRGAYHPTN, from the exons ATGGCTTCCGAGCACCAAATGCCAGCCTCCAAGCAGCAGCAAGCCAGCTCCAAG ATTGCCATCTTCGAGCAGGAGAACTTCCAGGGCCGCTGCCATGAGCTCAGCGGGGCCTGCCCCAACCTGAAGGAAGCCGGCGTGGACAAAGTGGGCTCCATCCTGGTGCACTCCGGACC CTGGGTGGGCTACGAGCAGGCAAGCTGCAAAGGGGAGCAGTTTGTGTTTGAGAAGGGGGAGTACCCCCGCTGGGACTCCTGGACCAACAGCCGGAGAAGCGACAGCATCACTTCCCTGAGACCCATCAAAGTG GACAGCCAGGAGCACAAGATCGTGCTGTACGAAAACCCCAGCTTCACCGGCAAGAAGATCGAAATCATAGACGACGATGTGCCCAGCTTCCACGCACACGGCTACCAGGAGAAGGTCTCGTCCGTGCGGGTGCAGAGCGGAAC GTGGGTGGGATACCAGTACCCTGGCTACCGGGGCTACCAGTACCTGTTTGAAAAGGGGGACTACAAGGACAGCTCAGACTTCGGCgctcagcacccccagatccAGTCGGTCAGGCGCATCCGGGACATGCAGTGGCACCAGCGCGGTGCCTACCACCCCACCAACTAA